In Primulina huaijiensis isolate GDHJ02 chromosome 4, ASM1229523v2, whole genome shotgun sequence, the DNA window GCAACTAGAAAAGGTAAACCACACAGTGACAACCGACACAGTACACCCCTGAGTGATGTATCTTGGGAGGATGTTTACTCGCATTTGAGTCGAACTCGACTAGCTAAgattgaaaattcttatattgAACTCGACTGGAGTAAATTGTGAATAACTATAGTTCGAGATTGACTGAGTATCAACAAAAATGATTCTTAGTATCTATGAACACTAATATATTATTTAGATGTTTCGAATTCGAGTACAAATGGTGAAGGCATCAAAGTCCAATCTTGACTCTATGGGGTGATCAAGCTACTTGTGCCGAATCCGAAACGAGAATCGGTCATAAGTGCTGTTTGCACCGCTCCGGAGAGActgtaattttctttttattcgTTGGAGTCATGTTCTTAAATtactgaaatttttgaaaaaataatgaacCTCACATTTATCAATCATTGTCTATCTTTAAATGGATTATTGAGATAAGGACCTAAAAATAGGGAAGACCTAAAAGTAACTTCTCATTTCTCCTATGAAAAGGGGTTTTTTTGTTTTCACCTTACGTGTATTTATTTACACAAAAAcccttgtgagacggttttacgcGAAACATATATTCTATATGAGTTATCCAcgaaaaaatactattttttatgccaaatatcttaatttttattgtaaatatagacatgatCGATCCgtatcacgaataaagatcactgagaccgtcttatgaaagacatactcttttatttattgtatttgaatGAGAAAACtctatttgtgtgtgtgtgtgtgtgtgggaacatagataaataatcaaatatcgCAGGAAGTGCAATTATTTTCTTGTCTATATTATTAAATCCTAGACACAGAGCAGCAACGCCGATACTCATTTTCATGGTGAACACTATTGATTTCAGATGACAAGTGCAGGATCAGTAGATAAGCAAGACaggaaataaaacaaaaaaatcttttCAGATGTGATGCAAAACAAAAATCCAAGACAAGTTGGAGGTCAAACCTTATTATGagtctaaattttaaaaatacgaatcaagaaaacaaaaatcaagCAAAATTCTTCTCAACTACCAACCAACCAATCTGTCATACTGGCGGGATTTATGTAACTTTAAACTTCTCCTCTATGTAACTTATCATCTGCTTGAGTCAAGATTTAGATTCATACCGGAGCCACAATAATATCGGTACAGGCTGAGAAAAGCAATTATTCACCGCTTTCCGGCAGCTTTGCGGGCAGGTGGTGCCATATCCTCATCGTCAGATGCGATATCTCCGTATTCCCACATTGCGAGTCTCTTCTCACGTGCTTCTTTCTGGTAGTTTTCCAATGCATCCAACACCTCTTGTTTGTCCTTGGGTTCCCACCTACGCCTTTTCTCCAACCTAGCAAGTCCCTCCTGACAAGTTTACGAATTTGATCATGATCAGAGTACAACCCTACTAATAAAACTCTACCTATTCTAAATCATGATAAGCACATGAAAAAAGATCTGCAGCACGAACTTGAAAGAGATAACTAGTCTTTTCATGGTTTTCCATTAAATTGAGTTTAAACCAATGACTTGTCATTGAGCAAGGAAATAGCAACTAATTGTTGATTGATAGATGATTGATCATTCACAATATTAGAGCATAAAAATATGAAGAACTTGAGAAAATGCTTCCAGAAAGAAGAGTCAGTTGAACCTGCAGCATGATCGCGTTTATACTGATATCAGCTTCTGTGTCGATCAAGGTGACCATAAATATAGTCCCAGTTCCTTGTCCTTTAACTTTTCCGCCTGATGTGTCCCTTTCTTCTATCAAGGCCCTAAATTCTTTTGGAGCACTTAACAGGTGTTCGCTCAAACGAACAGCCGCTTCTTGGCCATAGTCATCCTCCAAGCTAGGAACCTTGACAAATGCCAGGCTGCAAAGCTGAGCAAGGCCTGAAGCAGAGGATACTGACGAATCAAGAGGACGCAAATGACTGAAGGGGACAGTTTCTTGATTTCCATAGTCAATGTAGAACACCTCAAACTTGTCATTTGCAGATTCAACAGCACCTCGAGGAGTGTTCACAATcttcgaaatttaaaataacgagttagaaaaatagaaaagaaacagtaaaaaattataattttcatggTGAACACAGGGTATATTTATAACTTCAATCTACTGAAATACCCCGTGTACCATGGACCAAAACCaactaaagaaataaaaattttcatgtcAACATGTGGTTATTATAAGCTGCCAAAGAGAATCAGTTCAGCGGgtataaaattttctttctattttacTAATGACATGTTTAGCACTTGAAAAACTATTGTAGACATTTTCcaggtttatttttaaataaattactaaAGATTTATAAATTATCAACAAAAACCAGCAAGCAATAATAGTCACAAATGACGTTACCCAGCAAGCAAAAAGAATTTCAAGGAAAATATAATCATCTTATTATACCATTAACATATTTCCAAGTCAACTTTAGAATCACCGTCCAGTCCcatatatttcaatttcaaaagctTTGATTCAAGTAGTAATATGAAACTTACAGCAAGTAAACGGGATGAATGATATGAAATTGCTATCATATTCATTAATTATCTTCAACAAATCTAAAGAGCATATACATGCATAGCATCTTACCATTGCTCGGTTCCAAGAATTATCCGCACTAAATTGAGACAAAACAATATCCCCCCTTTTAGGATTGAAGGCCCCAATTAAAGGAGCATCATGAAGGTTTAGAGAAGCAAGCTGCTTCTGTATAGCAGCCACCTTCTGATCAGAAACAGACTGGACATAGAATTTACCACCTCCCAGGACTTCGGTAACCACAACCTAACAAAGATCACATGGATCAAAAGATTCCCCATTAAAAACAAAAGACAAAAAAGTGTGAGCATTTTTAAGGCCCACATACCTTGATCTCTTCTTTCTGCCTTCTTTCAACAGCTGAACCATTAGAAACTTCCTCTCCCTCCACATGATTCTCCCATATCTgcaaattgaaaatatttggaATAAAAGGTGCGAACAAGGATTGTAAGTTAAACCCTAGAGTACTTACCTTCAACTTCTTTTGTTTTGCTGACTGCTCAGCTTGAGCCAGAAGGTGAGCATCCTGGATCCTATCCATGCCAAAAGATTGAAGCTTTGCCAGGCCAGCTTCCAGAAGGGGTATTGACATATTGGTTCTGGACTCCCATAGGGTTCCCAAGAAAGTTCCGGTTTTATCAACAGTTTCTACTTCAATCTAGTGCAAGAGATTATAAAACACAGTAAGGTATGAAAGCAAAATCCTGGAATATAATAAGACAAGGACAACACTACCTCAACATCCCTCTGCATTATTCTCCTTCTCATAAACGAAATAGCTTCTTCAGAATAAGGCTCTCCACGACCAGGACATCTGACCCCAGATAATGAGAAAGCAATGCTGCAGGTTGCTTTGGGAATATCGATTTTAAATCGATGGCCACTAAGCACATATTCAACAACAGCAGTCATCCTCCCACTGCGTTGCAAAGAAGGCAAGAAGTCTTTCGCTTTCTTGGCAGCAGCCTGAGACAATTTCAAATACAAGGACAGAAAATCACTTGTttcagtaatttaattaatataaacacaacaaaatttatttaacataaaGTAGTATCAGCAATCCAATATCGCAAAATACTAACCGTTAGCAGGTCAGTTACATGCCTCACGGGAGGCTCTTTGGCGGAATGCATACCCTTCTTCCCAGCAATTGCACGAGATTCAGCAGAAAGAAGGCCGTCGTAATGATTAGATCTTTCCTCAAAATCACGATGCCTGACAACAGTGGCAAAACCACGAGCTACTAATAGCTCGGCAATATTTGTCCCAACCTGCTGACTGCCCGTTCCAGATGCAGCCTCAATCCCATCT includes these proteins:
- the LOC140975708 gene encoding ribonuclease TUDOR 1-like — protein: MTTPIAWYRGRVKAVLSGDSLVIMGNSKAEIPPERSITLSSLMAPKLGAPHRGGIDEPFAWDSREFLRKLCIGKEVTFKVDYTVASINREFGTVFLGDNNNVALTVVAAGWAKVKDVGQQRGEASPYLAELLQLEDQAKQQGVGRWSRVPGAAEASVRNLPPSAMSDPGSFDAVALLATNRGSPLEAIVDHVRDGTTLRVQLLPEFQYVQVFVAGVQAPSAGRRAASETATGTDTASTEQNGDSVAESPAPLTSAKRIAASSASMVEVPPDPFGREAKHFTETRVLHRDVRVVLEGVDKFSNLIGSVFYPDGESAKELALELVENGLAKYVEWSASLLEDDARRKLKNAELQAKKARLRMWTNYVPPASTSKAIHDQNFTGKVIEVVSGDCIIVADDSLPFGDPSAERRVNLSSIRGPKMGNPRRDQKPDPYARDAKEFLRTRLIGRQVHVAMEYSRKVSLADGTAASSGATEMRVMDFGSVFLPTKDGIEAASGTGSQQVGTNIAELLVARGFATVVRHRDFEERSNHYDGLLSAESRAIAGKKGMHSAKEPPVRHVTDLLTAAAKKAKDFLPSLQRSGRMTAVVEYVLSGHRFKIDIPKATCSIAFSLSGVRCPGRGEPYSEEAISFMRRRIMQRDVEIEVETVDKTGTFLGTLWESRTNMSIPLLEAGLAKLQSFGMDRIQDAHLLAQAEQSAKQKKLKIWENHVEGEEVSNGSAVERRQKEEIKVVVTEVLGGGKFYVQSVSDQKVAAIQKQLASLNLHDAPLIGAFNPKRGDIVLSQFSADNSWNRAMIVNTPRGAVESANDKFEVFYIDYGNQETVPFSHLRPLDSSVSSASGLAQLCSLAFVKVPSLEDDYGQEAAVRLSEHLLSAPKEFRALIEERDTSGGKVKGQGTGTIFMVTLIDTEADISINAIMLQEGLARLEKRRRWEPKDKQEVLDALENYQKEAREKRLAMWEYGDIASDDEDMAPPARKAAGKR